A segment of the Vibrio sp. YMD68 genome:
TAATTGCACTTTTATAATACGGTATAAACGCTTTAATTCTGCTGGCTTCATGCTTTCTCCAACAACTGGTTCAGCTGCTGTTCAACCCGTGCCGCCTCAGAGGCCAACACATCCACTTGATCACAAAAATACGCCACTTCTAATGGCGGTGGAGCCACGCGCCATTCTTCAGTCAGAACTTGAGCAAAATGAGACTGCTGCTTGGTGGCTTTCTGCTGAATAAAACTTGAGAGGTTTTTAGTGCCCTGCACCACACTGTGCGCCACAACATCGCCAGTAATACGCGACAACCATTCTTCGATGTCAGGCTTACAATCTTTCATCAGCTGCGCAAACTTTTGAGCCAATTGCACATCACCGCGTAAGTTGAGCTTATCTTGTTTAATAAGATCCGTAATATTGGTCTGTTCACGTAGCTCAGGCAATACCGAAAGATTTAACGATAAATAGCAATCTGGCTCACCTTCATAATCCGCCAACACATCAATCTGTTGACTAAAAACAAAGGTTAATGTTTTACCAAGCTCT
Coding sequences within it:
- a CDS encoding SCP2 domain-containing protein; this encodes MPFDPLVTAVVETSLNRLIQDDPELERRLLRLKGQVIQVHLKELGKTLTFVFSQQIDVLADYEGEPDCYLSLNLSVLPELREQTNITDLIKQDKLNLRGDVQLAQKFAQLMKDCKPDIEEWLSRITGDVVAHSVVQGTKNLSSFIQQKATKQQSHFAQVLTEEWRVAPPPLEVAYFCDQVDVLASEAARVEQQLNQLLEKA